The genomic DNA TATGAGGATGCCCACAAAGCAATACAGAATGAGAGCAAGGCcatgttattaaattattaatggtAAACATCCTTGAATTGTTAAGTATCTATGTGCTAAATTGTTACGTATaagtttagtttaattaattaattatttatcttTGTCTTTAGTTAAAttgtattaattttattaaaaattatattacatggaaattgagaatttaaaatataaatatatatttaaacataataataataataatacaaaatttattaataataatatattaaatatgtactatattaaaataacataacataaatatattaaattaacaatattaaatataaaaggaAAACTATATtcaccaaaattctagaaaatgatATAACGATATGTACTTAATAAAGCATCAACATAAAAATCattggttaattaattaaaattggtTGCGTCACATGTACATGACAGTCTAACTAAAAGAAAAAAGGACAAAAATCACATAATCTCTCTCTTATTATGAACCActcctttaatttatttttggtatCACCCACTAACCACTTGGAAACCAATTATTTCCCTCTCTTTTAAGTTTAAACCATAAAGTCCTTTTTGGGGGTATAGGAATAAAATAACTTACTAAAATTTACTGCATACAACACCACAAATCCACTAAAATTGAGTGAATGAGGGTGACATTGGACTCCATATTAAGAGGCTAATAATTTCTCAAGTTACTATATAAATGCAAGTTGATTTAGTAATTCATTTCTTTTTATGAATATCATAATTTGGATAACATATAAAGCCCTACAAATTGCTCAATATTTTATTTGTTATACAACTTCATCTTCTTATAATATTTCATGCTTACTTTTCTTTGGGTCAAATAGACAACATGTGAACTAATTTTGTAAGCAATCAGggattttaataattatatatataattattcatctatactatatttatgtttttagttGAGTTGAGTCATAGTCTATCAGACATcaatttaattagaaaaaagtgtctatttttttataaagtaataaatataagGTTAGAATATGTTCTGAGTTCATATACTCTTTatatatttggaatttaattctacttttatttttagaaatttagtcATTCTACTTTTGTATTTTAAATTTCAGATTTAATTGTTAACACcattaaaattcttttattaaattcatTGATGTGAcactttgaaattaaaaaatactcATTTGATAGCCATGTTATTAAAAATTGACATTGCAATGAATTTGAATTTAACAAGTgaattttaacaatgttaacaattgAACTGCATTTTAAATTACAaaagtaaagagactaaatttcttaaaataaaagtaaatagactaattttcaaatgtatagagacttagaacATATTTTAACCTCAATATACACAATTACTAAGGTGTTTGATGTTTTATCTTTTTTatatcaaataaatttaaaataactaTACAAATTTAAATATGAGAAACCATAAATatcaaaactttaaatttatcaattcaactagagctatatttaatttttatataattttttttataattttatgtccTACATAAAACTTGTTTCACTCACAAGTCACAATTTAGGTATACCATAatctattatattatatatagttCTAATTTTGTAGTTGATTACCTTTGAAAAATGTATTTGGTATTTAGAATGTGTTTGATAAatcaataaaatgaaaattttcaatatttaatattttaaacgtGTTTGATATCATTTCAATTTTTacttaatataaaaatttcaacaaaATAAATAAGTGATAGTTACTTATCACTTAAGGTAGAAAATATTAGGtcgaatttattttattaaaaattaaaataattttaaaaaataagataTTCAAATTACCATATTTATCTTTCACCCAAAATAATATAAACTATTAcattaataagattaaaataaaaataaacaatattttaaaaattaatattcattttatcaaacaacataattatattaaataattatatttactaatttactaaaTAATTTTCTTCATAAATTCAACACTCTGTAAATTTTGATAATTAACATGTTTAGGTCACTTATTAATATTAACACGGTTAGTTTCATAAATAAACTGATTTGTATAGCAAAAATTGAGCCATTAGTTACGCATTTTGTAATATGAAGAAcacaaattaaaaattataattataattaaaatacaaaatacatattattaaataatttcaaatcgAAGCTTCatgaatgaaaaattaaagaaaattgtaGGAAAACCAATTATACGTGAGGAACCCAACAAATCTCTTTCTTCTTGCCATCAATATTCAATATAGTTGAATTCATAAttgaatgcttaaagatgtgaaCAAATAAACAATAATGaagtataaaattatattatacatCCAGCGAATCCTGAAGAAAAACTTGACCGTTGCCCCATAGTGGGGGCGGCCGCTCGCGTGAGGAGGGAAGGGGGCATAAGGTCAAAGAAAGTAGCGTAGTGGAGGAATCGAGATTAGGGAGCTTgccctttcttttattttaatttaattttctcatttttcagGCTCTTTTAAAACACTACTATATAAAGCTTGGGTCGACGGTCTTTGAGTTGTATCACACCAAAGATATTCATACATGATGGCTATCAAGAGCCACCATTGCTGCCTCAGCTTTATCTTTTTGTTATTACCATTACTCCTACAGCTTCATTCTGGTACTTAactgtttcttttcatttttatgtTTTAGCTCATGTCGTGTTTTTATTATGCTCAAATTCGTACCCTGGGATAGACTTCCTTACGTGAGAGTTTAGAGTTAGACCGATGTGAGTACTACTATTACTATTACCATTAGTTGGTAATTATACAATTCTTAATTAGTAAAATTTTTGCATTATGGCCAAACCTCAATGACCTTGCCTACCTAAGAATTTGTGTAATCAATGGATTAAGATGAACAGGAGAAAGTAGAGTTGGTTGCAATGCCACCAAACTCACGAGCTTAATTTAGAAATGTTGGACCCcatagatttatatatatatatatttcacgaTAGACTACCAACATTGCCTAGCAATATTTTAATTCCAAGGCTGAAAGCCAGTTCTGATAAGGTTTCAGAGAGGGAAAAAAATACCAAGGAAAACAATTGATCTTATCCTTTTTTTGCAGTCAAAGGTAATCTCCAGTTGAACTACTATGCTCAAAGTTGCCCCAATGCTGAAGAGATCATCAAACAACAAGTCATCAAGCTCTACAACAAACATGGAAACACAGCTGTTTCTTGGGTTCGAAATCTCTTCCATGACTGCATGGTTAAGGTATATATCTTTTGTTTTATTGATCAGATGGTAATTAAATCATATTTAGTCTTATCCTATGTATGGCAAAGTCaagtatcatatatatatatatatttataaaattatacttCTATACATATATCCCAATATGTGATTATATAATGAAAATGAAGAGCGAGAATAACATAGCTATTTTGTTGATGCAGTCATGCGATGCATCGTTATTGTTAGAGACGGTGAATGGAATTGAATCGGAACAAAAATCAGATAGGAGTTTTGGGATGAGAAATTTCAAGTACGTTAAGACAATTAAAGATGCTCTGGAGCAAGAATGTCCAAGGACAGTTTCCTGCGCTGATATCGTCTCTCTTTCTGCTAGAGATGGCATTGTCTTGGTCtgtatattttttttttcattaaaaacaaaaatcaaaacataaaatgGACAGTTTTGTTAAACGTATAAACCTATACCTCTGCCCATATTACAGCTTGGAGGACCACGCATTGAGATGAAAACCGGTCGGAAAGATAGCAAGAGAAGTTACCTTCCAGAGGTAGAAAATACCATCCCCAACCACAATGATTCAATGGAGTTGGTGctttcacgctttcaatccattGGCATCGACACCCAAGGAGTAGTAGCTTTACtaggtataatatatatatatataaatatatatatgtgtgtgtgtgtgtgtgtgtgtatgaaAACTATATTCTCGTTTGATTTATTCCATATAATATGATAAATCTTGCTTTATTATTGTTTAGGAGCTCACTCTGTAGGTCGAGTTCATTGTGTAAACTTAGTACACAGACTCTACCCCACAGTTGATCCGACATTGGAACCTGACTATGCCGAGTACCTTAAAGGGAGGTGTCCGACACCCGACCCTGATCCGGAGGCGGTGTTGTACTCGAGAAACGACCGGGAAACGCCGATGATTCTTGACAATATGTACTACAAGAACTTGTTGAAGCACAAGGGGTTGCTGGTGATCGACCAGCAACTGACCTCTGATCCCACTACTTCCCCTTTTGTGGAGAAAATGGCTGCTGATAATGGATATTTCCATGACCAGTTTGCCAGAGCTGTGCTGTTGTTGTCAGAGAATAATCCACTTACGGGAGATGAAGGAGAGGTTCGAAAGGATTGTCGTTATGTCAACAGTGAATAAAATTACAATGTTAAAAGAAACTGGGGAATGCAAATTTTCCTTAGTATGCTTGCAACTCGCAAGTTAATTATATTTGTGTTGCAATAAAATTTGTCCCGCAAGAGATAATTATGTACTCCAAATGAATGACAGAATAAACTATGCAAACCGTGTAAATATGGAGGATGTTTTCATTCCAAACAAAAAAAACGCGTGTTAATTGTAATTAAGTATGAGCTAAGCCATATCTCAAAAAAAAGAAAGTATGAGCTAAGGCAAATCCTTTTCTTTGTTAAAttgtttttatgttaaattataaggaaaaatataaaaatttaaatacaaatcAGTCACAAAGTGTTTATATGACAAAAGATTAAATTGTTTTTAGATATTGAAAAAAGAAACATTAACGAGGAGATTAATTGTTTTTAGTTACTCGCTTTCGAAATTGACAAagattaaattgttttaattttttgagAGACTAATTTACTATATATCAAAATTGAGGGGGACCAAAGAGATGTTTTTACCCCTATATATATTTTGACACAGTTTGTACGAACTAACACTCCAATGGGCTTAATATGTTAAGACATAAAGCCCAACGTTTACTTGGATCCATTGGACTGGAGAAAATGGGTTTCAACTTTCAACTCTGAATCTGAATCTGCATCCAAATCATGATAATCAAAATCCGGAACAGTCCCGTTATAAATACCATCAGGTATGGTACCTTGAATTGGTTTTATTCATCTTCTCCAATTTCTGGAATTTTCTCCGTCGTAAATTCGTTTTGGTCGGGAGCTCTACCTTTGAGTTCGCAGCCATGGCAGAAGAGTCCGACTTCGCCGATAAGGTTCCTCCCTCCTTTTATGAAATGGTACATATTTCTTGAATCTCAATATCTTTGGCAATTCACCTAGATCCGTGctaaatcaattaaaaatttcCATCTAATATAGAGATCTGGTTTTCTCTCCCCGCCTTATTACTTGGTATCGTGCTGATCTAGTggttttttttatcatttcattttATATTGTTTTGAGAATTGTGCATGCTGATTGTCTCGCATAATTtagattttcttttttcttatttgCATGTTTTTGTTTGAGTAATCTAACATCAAGATGTTTCCATCTTTCATATTGCATGTATATtaccttctcttttttttttcttaacttttctttctttctttcttcttcttcttcttctttttttttttttttttttgcgatgTGCTGGTGGTTGAAATCTTTAGTTATACATAAAAAATTTTCTTCTGGATTGGATTCTTTCTTTAAGCAGATTAAATCTTTTAATTGGAATAATTAATTTGACATTGATCCATTTTCAATGCAAGTTTTCGGTGATGATAATAACTAATAATGTTGTTGGCTTTTGTTTTGACTCGTTTAATAGTAGGATTATATGTTGTAAATGTAAAGATTGGCTgagattttttttccttttcattaattttttttgCTAAAGACAAAGCAGTCATTTAATAGCTGCTATTAATGGAAATATTTCCCTTTCTTAATGTGGGATTTGAAATGATCAACTCGGATTGGGTTTTTGTTAGTCTATACTCCTCCTTAAtgtccaaaaagaaaaaaaaatgaaaactgaTTTTTTAGCGGAAAACCAGAAAAATGTTCTCACTTGGTAACATTCGATGATTTCGTTATGCATTTCAATGCCATAATTATGCCTAGCTTGCTAAAATGAGCATGAGCTCGATTAAGAATTAACATCTCTGATAAATTAACGGGGTCTCGGTAGAAACCTTGTGCATTCAATTAAGTCTCATTATAAACGAATGATAAATTATTTTTTGGAGCAATACTGCCTGTATGCGATGTTGTCCTGCGTtgtagaattttttattttgcaaGTATCATATGACATAACTTAATAACCCCTTTGAAAAGTCAGCAGCTTCCATGTAGGAGGACTAAGttcttaaaataaaacatatgcaATTAAGAATTTTCCTTCCATGATAAAATGAACTTTCCCTGTTGGCTCTCGATGGCCATGCGAAGCTAAAATGTTGAAGCTAAATATCGAGCAGCTAGTTGCGTTTTTGTGTTTTTCTTGTGCATTAGATGATGAATGCTTAGGGTGTAATAATTTCGTTTCCCCTGATGCAATAGGGAAACAAGATCATTTATGAAACTGAAGCCAAAGGGTTGAACCCCGGATTGCTAGTGCTACTGGTTGTTGTGGGGCTGCTGCTGATATTCCTTGTAGGGAACTATGTACTTTACTCGTATGCGCAAAAGACTCTTCCTCCTAGGAAAAAGAAGCCAGTATCCAAGAAGAAGTTGAAAAGAGAGAGGCTGAAGCAAGGAGTCTCAGCACCAGGAGAGTAGGACTTCGAGGTCTGATCTCTTCAGCTCCCCATGTTAAACTGTTTGCAACTTCCTGTTCCGTGTCCAGTGAGTTACATTAGTCGGTCAAACTTTAACATCTTAATTAGAAGTTAACATACGTTTGCGTAGATAAGGAAGTAAATACTGTTTTTTGTTTGTCTGGTGCAGGTTTACTTGTTGTTGTGTTTACTCTTATTATATGTTTCGTTTTAATTTACATCTTATGTTACTCATTTAGTTGCTTCCACAACCCATGGAAGCCGTTTACGGACTCAAAGCAACCTCAATGAAGCCTTTTAGTGGTGCTTCATAGGCTTTTCCTGTTTAGAGGGCATGTACTAATTTCAAACTTAGGATACGTTGCATGCCCTGTGGAAAAGAATGTTTTTGATTTGATCATCTGAAAAAGAAACATTAGAACCTCGTTCAAGAACTTTAGCCATTAGCCGTTCTGTTGGTTTTAACGAAATCATCTTATGCGATTCAAACCTCTAAGCCCAACATGCTCTTATTCAAGAACTatgtaataaattatttttagtgcAATACAGATGTATCCATCAGTATGTTATTTGGTTTCTCACGTTAACATTATTTTTACTACATGCATCACTGATGATGTAATTACGAGGTAGCTACTCTCCTAGAATTCTTTCATATTACAAGGCAGGACATGGACAAGGGTCCACGGCCATGGTCTAATCCCCAGGACAGGCTGAGACAAATGCAAAGGAGCTTACAGAATTCCTGGCAGAAAACATGGGTTGCAAAGTCACAGGCTGATTCACACTGTTGGCGTTGCAACTCATCTTCCACTAAACTATCCCACAGCATCCGCATGATCCTTTTAGTGCCCTGTTCATCCCAAGAAAACCACCAGATTTATATAATCTCCATTTTTCCTTCGATTCTGTGTGTAAAACTCCACATGAAAGAGCATTATCAAGCGATCAACTAACGCAGTAGCTCATGGTACAATAACAGAGTGTATGAAAATGAGAATAGAACCAAACATTTGATTTTACCAATGAACAGTACAGGATGGTAGAAACTTCCAAAAACCAAATTTGACGGATGGAGGGGCGTATTTTGCTCCTTTTCCCTGGGCAATAAATGGGTGCACCAAACCTATATCTGCAAGCGTTAGCCACACCCACATAGTACGCGTGAATCATCAATTCTCaatcttcttcttccttctttctcctcCCCCTCCTCCAAATTTTAATGTTAATAAGTAACAATAATCAAATTAAAAAGGCAGAATTAATTATTTGGTACCGAAATCTTAATTTGGTATCTAAGGTTTTTGTGTCCAATTTGGTAATTGAGCTTAAcattttttcttaatttggtacTTAAGCTCTTTTagattcaatttggtacctaaatttgTTAAATGATATACAAATTACCCCAAAACAATAACGGTATTAAAAAATTCATGTTACGTTGCAAAAATATCTTCAGTATTAGATGaaattcatgttaaaaaattGTGCATTGAGTTATACTTAACAAATTAATATTGAACAAGGTATACCATGTCATTGCCACATGTCAATCattcaataattatttttgctacctaacaaaaaattattattattagtatattgGAGTAATTTGTATAAGGTTTGACAAGTTCAAGTACTGAATCAACAAAAAAAAGgtaccaaattaggaaaaagagtcaagtttaggtaccaaattagacCCAAAAAATGGTCAAATTAAAAAAAGTCTCAAGTTCAAGTACTAAATCAGAAAAAAGTGTCAAGCTTAAATACCaaattagacaaaaaaaaatCTAAGTATTTGTCTCTTTCAGATGAGGTGCAATATACTTAGAAGTCCCTCTTTCTATCCCATTAGGACACAAAATCGAATTATCACAAAATCGAATTATCATCGCACATTTCTTACTTCATAATTATGTTTGTAATGAAATGTCTTATGATCCATTGAAATCGGATAATGAAGCTTCAAGTAATGAGGAAGTCGGAGATGATATGAATGAAACATTAGTTTCCTAAATTGAGCCTACAAATGAGTGGACCATGTGGCAACAACAATTTACTAAGGAGATGTTTAGTGAGTGGAAGGCTACTTCGAAGAGTGAAATAATGGAGTAAATTGATCTGAAGTAATtgaaataatttcattaaatgtAGATATGAGTTTAGTTGTCAATGTATGAACTACtttacataaatattttttttgcatgaaatgtttgattgtatttatttgtgatatttatattcTTTATTTGTATATTTCATTCTTCTTTATATTTGATTTGGCAataattttgatgtattatatcaTTCCACTTATACttatagaataacaaatcaagagGTGAATTTCAAATGTGAGAGTTTTAAGTAGCAATTCTCATAAGAGACATTGGACAGATGATGAAGGTAAAGTTTAATACAAAGCCTTAGTTGAATTGCACCACCTAGGCAACCACAATATTAATTGCGGCTTCAATAAAGGATATCTATCAAAACTGCAGAAAATGTTACAATTAAAATTCTCCTTTTTTGGGTATCAAAATTAAGCCTCGCATGGAGAATAAGTAAAGAACTCTTAGAAACAAATGGTCAATTGTATATGATATGATCTATAGCATACGCACTAACAACTTTGGATAGGATACCACAAAAGTAGGGGTAACGATTGAGTAAGCCATATAGATACATTAAATGGTATTGGTGTGAGAAAAGCTGGCTCAAAtggaataaaaaactaatgaagaGTTGCAAGTGGAGGAGGAGGATAATGGTGGAACTAATTTGTCAGAAGGACTACAAACAATATTGTTTACATCACTTTGGAACATAATTGGATTTGGATGGATTAGGACTTGCAAGCATAAGGTGAACTATGAGGGCGTTGGAACTTGTCCTTCATGATGCTTTTTGATGCTTAAGCCAATAAAGAGGATGAGAGCCAGAAAGGGATAGCATAGGGGTAGAGTGGTAGAATGATTCAATAGGAGACTGCTACACTGCTTTCTTTATATCTGTGCATGTCCTCCATTCCCTAGGGTATTCGGTAAGCTGTCACTTTGCATGAGAGTGCATCGTCATTTCTTAATTGGTTGAGGCATCTTTAACCCAATTAGGTCTTGCTGAAGGACTTTAGGTTCACTACCTTGCTTTCTGTTTTGCTCCAAACATTTGTTAGTACTAGGTGTATAGCTTTGATAAGTTTTGGCTAAGTGCATATGGAGTTTGAGCTTTTTAGGTAGCTTTTTCTTTGGACTTTAAATTTATTATCTTAGGTGAGTATAACAAATATGatttaaagttaaaaaaaaaaaagtcaaatctttggatttttaatatttttttaatcaaatccAAGAGAAATTTTCTATATGAAAACTTGATATAGTAACTTCTATATTttcattgaaaaaaaaaattctatcttTCATCCACCAAATTAAAAACAGAGCTTTTCAGTTTTACACCAAATGTATCGAGCATGGGCTTAGGGTATTGAAGCCGTCAACATCCTCACAACATTGTTAGGTAGATGCATGCCATTGAGCTCTACTTAACTGAATTTCTCATTCTTCACACCATCTCTTTCTATTTTTGTTTCCTTAGTCACTGTTATGCCATTTCATATTTGAAAAACCTATCTTATACACAGATGGAAATTTTAAAAAGCTGTATAAGTAAATTTAGCaatatttactatgattggaAGCAAAACTGCAGATCTAATTAGCTATCGATTGAGTATATAAGTCTTCATTTTAGTTATGTCTGGACTAAGATTCATGGGGGGGTTTTTTTGTTGCTGTTAAAGTTGGGACATTAATCTCTGTCGTGTTCTGAAAAAACTAAAAACAAGAAGCAGAAGAAAACAGGAATTAGGCTCCAGTTTGAGCAGTTTTACAATCTAGAGGTTGACCCTAGACAGGGAAACCAAACAAAATCTTTTGGGCCAGATACTGGATGTAATCTTGGATCAGAATCTGATTCTGACCACTGCAGATGCTTGGTTGTAAAGGGTAAAAGCCTGTTCTTCCAATACCTGATGTATCAGATAGATTCGGACACCAAAATCTCCTGCCTTCCCTAGTTTCATTCCGTCAGGAATTTGGGGCTTCATTTTTCTTTCATAACCCTCATATTTGGTATAATCTGAATATATGTAAGTCAGCGCGCATGCTGTTGCTGATGATTTTATTTTCCGTTCTTTAAGGTTACCATACATTGAAATTTTCAACTTGGATTTTTTTGCTCCCTATGCCACTTTCTGAAGATGCTTTCATAGTCTTATAATTATGTTGATATTAGTTTAAATACTTCCTTACTAAAAAGtggaagaaatatatatataaaccccaATGTTTACCtagttactttttttttttttttatcactttGATTTCGAATGTTTAAAATTTAGATAAATTATCTTTCGctgaataaaataattatttaaattactaAAAATTTAATAGTATTGATGTAATAACTCACGTAACAAAACACAACCATTTGTATGTAagcaatttttttatataaatatttttgttcattttaccatataagatTAGTAAGTAAAGCCCTCTCCGAttctaaaattcaaatttaatttgataaaactcCTCCCACTGAAGTGAAAAGGGTAAAATTGAAACAATTTGATTGTTTACTAAATGAGTGAAGAAGAACAGCATCTGGGCCCTCAAAAAGCTTAACAATGTGACAAGTGCAAAAGTTGGATCCATTAGGTATGCCCCAACCAAGGTTTGGAATCAGAATTTAATCCCATTTAAACCCaaactattttcttttctctttgaaatataaaaaaaatttcatcccCATGATTCTTATCCAATCTGAAAAAGAAAGAATGGTCCTAATTTTCTTCTATTAGTAGGTTGATCCGCTTATCAATTACAAAAATTAATAATCACTTGACTAAGCTTTAACCATTAGCATTACAAATAAAAATTAAGAAGACATAAACTCTATCATTGATTTGATTTAACACTGTACATATTTCCGTTTTCTTGGTTTATGTTAACCTAAGTGCCCATAGAGATTCTCTCTCAAAGCTCTAGCTGTTGACGTAACATGAGTCCATTTAAGGTTAAAAAAcagaaatttaattaaatgaaaatggaATGAATCACGTGAAACCCAACGTTCTCTTCTTCCACAATCTCATTTCAGGATCGAGCCTTGCAACTTTTCTCGCCGGTTCTGATTTACATCTTGCGAGAACTACAGGCCCCACATTTCCCTGCTGCTCTGTTTTCGGTTCTTCACTTTTCTCAGTTTCTTCTAtttctttctcttcaattttgCTGCAAAAACCGGGCTTTTCTTCAGTTTCCGAATTTCTACAAATCGACTCTTTCTCTTCTTCGTCTTCAAATCCTCTGTTCGCTACCTCTGTTTCTTCATTTGTTTCATGGTTGGCTAAAGGTGACCCCCAAAATCTACAAGCTAAAGAAGAAGACCTGTACGGAGCTGATCGACAACGTGTTAAAATCAAAGCATTTTTTGGTGGTGATGAACAAGAAGAAGATGCAAATATCTTAGCTTCCTCTTCCTCTTCACTTCCTTCCATTTTGTTCCCATATTTCGATGAATCTTCTCTAGTTTGGGGCTTTCTGCAAGAGCCCATAAGGAAAAAAGTCCCCCATTTCTCCCAAGAGGGTTTAACAAAAGGCTTGGCCTTGACTTCCCCAGGGAAATTATGGCAAAAAAGAGCATTGGTGATCCATTTACAGCGGCTGCTGCGACAAATAGGGGCACCTGGTGGAGCGGTTTGTTTGGAGCGTCTGACCCGAACCTGACCCATGCAAGTTACTTTAGGCGAAGAAGGCTCTTGGGTTTCGATGGGGGTGTGCTTTCTTCTAACAAACATGGGGCTGGAACGTGACCTTCCCCTGCTTCTACTTCCAACGTTGCTTCTCAGAAAACGCATCAATTGTGGCGGATACTTCTCTCCCCGACAGGGGCTCGATATGGGTTTCGACGACACCTTCATTTTCACAcgcacacacaaaaaaaaaacctttcctCCTCCTTTAAAGATTCCAGAGATTTCTCCTTTATCCTGTCTGTCTTTATCTACACGAGTTTCTTTGATGTTTTGAGTTATATACTTACATGAAGGTCTAGAGTTTGGAGAATGAAAGATTTGCAGTATGGTTATTTGTCATT from Gossypium arboreum isolate Shixiya-1 chromosome 9, ASM2569848v2, whole genome shotgun sequence includes the following:
- the LOC108455917 gene encoding uncharacterized protein LOC108455917, which produces MKVSSKPISSPCRGEKYPPQLMRFLRSNVGSRSRGRSRSSPMFVRRKHTPIETQEPSSPKVTCMGQVRVRRSKQTAPPGAPICRSSRCKWITNALFCHNFPGEVKAKPFVKPSWEKWGTFFLMGSCRKPQTREDSSKYGNKMEGSEEEEEAKIFASSSCSSPPKNALILTRCRSAPYRSSSLACRFWGSPLANHETNEETEVANRGFEDEEEKESICRNSETEEKPGFCSKIEEKEIEETEKSEEPKTEQQGNVGPVVLARCKSEPARKVARLDPEMRLWKKRTLGFT
- the LOC108454728 gene encoding peroxidase 21, which codes for MMAIKSHHCCLSFIFLLLPLLLQLHSVKGNLQLNYYAQSCPNAEEIIKQQVIKLYNKHGNTAVSWVRNLFHDCMVKSCDASLLLETVNGIESEQKSDRSFGMRNFKYVKTIKDALEQECPRTVSCADIVSLSARDGIVLLGGPRIEMKTGRKDSKRSYLPEVENTIPNHNDSMELVLSRFQSIGIDTQGVVALLGAHSVGRVHCVNLVHRLYPTVDPTLEPDYAEYLKGRCPTPDPDPEAVLYSRNDRETPMILDNMYYKNLLKHKGLLVIDQQLTSDPTTSPFVEKMAADNGYFHDQFARAVLLLSENNPLTGDEGEVRKDCRYVNSE
- the LOC108454461 gene encoding DNA-binding protein S1FA-like, whose translation is MAEESDFADKVPPSFYEMGNKIIYETEAKGLNPGLLVLLVVVGLLLIFLVGNYVLYSYAQKTLPPRKKKPVSKKKLKRERLKQGVSAPGE